A DNA window from Halorubrum sp. DM2 contains the following coding sequences:
- a CDS encoding thioredoxin family protein produces MDTNTTSESADGSEALGVETASEPARPVSLADEDALDALVDEADVALVEFYTDGCGICASMEPVLGNVARGVDADVSVGLINPRDDPPLVERFDVRSVPLFVLFVDGEPVARRAEGFVPGDELAAWVDEHAAETGGRSG; encoded by the coding sequence GTGGACACCAATACTACGTCGGAGAGCGCGGACGGTTCCGAGGCCCTAGGTGTCGAGACGGCGTCGGAGCCGGCGCGACCGGTCTCGCTGGCCGACGAAGACGCCCTCGACGCCCTCGTTGACGAGGCCGACGTGGCGCTCGTGGAGTTTTACACCGACGGCTGCGGTATCTGCGCCAGCATGGAACCGGTGCTGGGTAACGTCGCCCGCGGCGTCGACGCGGACGTGTCGGTCGGGCTGATCAATCCCCGCGACGATCCGCCGCTCGTCGAGCGGTTCGACGTGCGGAGCGTCCCGCTTTTCGTGCTCTTCGTCGACGGCGAACCGGTCGCGCGGCGCGCCGAGGGGTTCGTCCCGGGCGACGAGCTGGCGGCGTGGGTCGACGAGCACGCGGCGGAGACCGGCGGCCGGAGCGGGTGA
- a CDS encoding iron-sulfur cluster assembly scaffold protein, producing the protein MGLGSDMYRQQILDHYKNPRNYGELEDPDFTHVGENPSCGDTIRMDVQLDDAGEAVEAVRFTGDGCAISMASASMLSERLHGMGVDELDALDTDDVTEMLGVDISPMRVKCAVLGRQVAQDGAKIHRGELDPDDPDDRTVTEE; encoded by the coding sequence ATGGGACTGGGCTCGGACATGTACCGGCAGCAGATCCTCGACCACTACAAGAACCCGCGCAACTACGGGGAACTCGAGGATCCGGACTTCACGCACGTCGGCGAGAACCCCTCCTGTGGCGATACGATCCGGATGGACGTCCAGCTCGACGACGCCGGAGAGGCAGTCGAGGCGGTGCGGTTCACCGGCGACGGCTGCGCCATCTCCATGGCCTCCGCGAGCATGCTCTCCGAGCGGCTCCACGGGATGGGCGTCGACGAACTCGACGCGCTCGACACCGACGACGTCACCGAGATGCTCGGCGTCGATATCTCGCCGATGCGCGTGAAGTGCGCGGTGTTAGGCCGACAGGTCGCACAGGACGGCGCGAAGATCCACCGCGGCGAACTCGACCCCGACGATCCGGACGACCGCACGGTCACCGAGGAGTAG
- a CDS encoding Sjogren's syndrome/scleroderma autoantigen 1 family protein produces MSDGFDKEAEREKLREKFADDEQKREHTQRMSELLLKGATMTNRHCDNCGDPIFRHDGREFCPTCGNEAGGAPGADAGETPADAATESPAGANAAPEGGVDAADAGAVSDAATPADAAEPARSNSGVEAVSSGVGAVDSGASGSGESPPSPPAAAPSRSSEPERSGSRRPESSRSASPGSADDAGGIDAARASLTRTLTRFARAAEETDDPRRARDHLEAAREAAEALAALD; encoded by the coding sequence ATGAGCGACGGCTTCGACAAGGAGGCGGAACGCGAGAAGCTCCGTGAGAAGTTCGCGGACGACGAACAGAAGCGCGAGCACACCCAGCGGATGTCGGAGCTCCTCTTGAAAGGCGCGACGATGACGAACCGTCACTGCGACAACTGCGGCGACCCGATATTCCGCCACGACGGCCGCGAGTTCTGTCCGACCTGCGGGAACGAGGCCGGTGGGGCCCCCGGCGCGGACGCGGGTGAGACCCCGGCCGACGCCGCCACCGAGTCCCCCGCCGGCGCGAACGCGGCCCCGGAAGGCGGCGTCGACGCGGCCGACGCCGGTGCTGTCAGCGACGCCGCAACTCCCGCCGACGCGGCGGAGCCGGCGCGCTCCAATTCCGGCGTTGAGGCGGTCAGTTCCGGCGTCGGGGCGGTCGATTCCGGCGCGTCAGGGAGCGGCGAATCGCCGCCTTCACCCCCGGCCGCTGCGCCATCTCGCTCCTCCGAGCCCGAACGCTCCGGATCTCGACGCCCCGAGTCCAGTCGGTCCGCGTCCCCGGGATCGGCCGACGACGCGGGAGGTATCGACGCCGCTCGCGCGTCGCTGACGCGCACGCTGACTCGGTTCGCTCGCGCCGCCGAGGAGACCGACGACCCGCGGCGCGCCCGCGACCACCTCGAAGCGGCCCGCGAGGCGGCCGAGGCGCTCGCGGCGTTAGACTGA
- the glmM gene encoding phosphoglucosamine mutase, with protein MELFGSSGIRGVALRYLTPALVLDIAKAAGTVWDADRVAVARDTRTTGELFANAAASGLAAVGCDVDRLGVVPTPAVGNYCESAGVPAVLVTASHNPPEFNGIKLVGDDGVELSVDVLERIERRVLDDEYDRADWRDAGATTPIEGVVDDYVDQLIDAVDRDAIADADLTVAVDPGHGAASVASPRIYRRLGCEVLTVNATPDGHFPGRDSEPVSENLADLRRLVATSDADVGIAHDGDADRAVFVDETGEFVDGDTSFAAMADACLEPGDAVVSAVNVSQRLVDVCADNDADLELTPIGATNIITRTRDLHGEGTNVPIAGEGNGGVFFPPYRLSRDGAYIGARFLELLAAADGAPVSEVVAPYADYHFVRANVEYEDDDERDEMLSAARAYVETADAEPNTTDGYRLDYGDAWVLVRPSGTEPKIRIYAESADADRAERLATDMRVAVESGR; from the coding sequence ATGGAGCTGTTCGGATCCAGCGGCATCCGCGGGGTGGCCCTGCGGTATCTCACGCCCGCGCTGGTCCTCGACATCGCGAAGGCGGCCGGGACGGTGTGGGACGCCGACCGCGTCGCCGTCGCGCGCGACACGCGGACCACCGGCGAGCTGTTCGCGAACGCGGCCGCGAGCGGGCTCGCCGCGGTCGGCTGCGACGTCGACCGGCTCGGCGTCGTCCCCACGCCGGCGGTCGGTAACTACTGCGAGTCGGCCGGGGTCCCAGCGGTCCTCGTCACCGCCTCGCACAACCCGCCGGAGTTCAACGGGATCAAGCTCGTCGGCGACGACGGCGTCGAACTCTCGGTCGACGTGTTAGAGCGGATCGAGCGTCGCGTCCTCGACGACGAGTACGACCGGGCCGACTGGCGAGACGCCGGGGCGACGACGCCGATAGAGGGGGTCGTCGACGACTACGTCGACCAGCTGATCGACGCGGTCGACCGCGACGCGATCGCCGACGCCGACCTCACCGTCGCGGTCGATCCGGGGCACGGCGCGGCCTCGGTGGCCTCCCCGCGGATTTACCGCCGGCTCGGCTGCGAGGTGCTGACCGTGAACGCGACCCCGGACGGGCACTTCCCCGGCCGCGACTCCGAGCCGGTCTCAGAGAACCTCGCCGACCTCCGGCGGCTCGTCGCGACCTCCGACGCCGACGTGGGGATCGCCCACGACGGCGACGCGGACCGGGCCGTCTTCGTCGACGAGACCGGCGAGTTCGTCGACGGCGACACCTCCTTCGCGGCGATGGCGGACGCCTGTCTCGAACCCGGCGACGCGGTCGTCAGCGCGGTCAACGTCTCCCAGCGCCTCGTCGACGTCTGCGCCGACAACGACGCCGACCTCGAACTGACCCCCATCGGCGCGACGAACATCATCACCCGGACCCGAGACCTCCACGGAGAGGGGACGAACGTCCCGATTGCGGGGGAGGGAAACGGGGGCGTGTTCTTCCCGCCGTACCGGCTCTCGCGGGACGGGGCGTACATCGGTGCCCGGTTCCTCGAACTGCTCGCGGCCGCGGACGGCGCGCCCGTCAGCGAGGTCGTCGCGCCGTACGCCGACTACCACTTCGTGCGGGCGAACGTCGAGTACGAGGACGACGACGAGCGCGACGAGATGCTCTCGGCCGCGCGGGCGTACGTCGAGACCGCCGACGCGGAGCCGAACACGACCGACGGCTACCGCCTCGACTACGGCGACGCGTGGGTGCTCGTCCGCCCCTCGGGAACCGAACCGAAGATCCGGATTTACGCCGAGTCCGCCGACGCCGACCGCGCCGAGCGGCTGGCGACAGACATGCGAGTCGCCGTCGAGAGCGGCCGATAA
- a CDS encoding RAD55 family ATPase: protein MRVSSGVPGFDDLVDGGFPEDRLYVVSGPPGSGKTTFCAQFAAQGARNGEDVLYISMHETKSGIREDMSGYDFGFDRALDSDRVTFLDSFSSDGRRFFGLPGDRRDRSGVTNRLTGFINSRDIDRVVFDSTMLLRFLLDDDEDTMIQLLSSLKRTDATTLLISEMTDPSAYSEEHYLAHGVVFMHNYLEDEGMRRGVQVLKMRGTDIDTDIQDVEFTDGGLRIGSAATVTH, encoded by the coding sequence ATGCGCGTCTCAAGCGGCGTCCCGGGGTTCGACGACCTCGTCGACGGGGGGTTCCCCGAGGACCGTCTGTACGTTGTGAGCGGTCCGCCCGGGAGCGGCAAAACGACCTTCTGTGCGCAGTTCGCGGCTCAGGGCGCTCGAAACGGCGAGGACGTGCTGTACATCAGCATGCACGAGACCAAATCGGGGATCCGCGAGGACATGAGCGGCTACGACTTCGGGTTCGACCGCGCGCTCGACTCCGACCGCGTCACGTTCCTCGACTCCTTCTCGTCGGACGGCCGGCGCTTCTTCGGGCTGCCCGGCGACCGCCGCGACCGGTCCGGCGTCACCAACCGCCTCACCGGGTTCATCAACTCCCGCGACATCGACCGGGTCGTCTTCGACTCCACCATGCTGTTGCGGTTCCTCTTAGACGACGACGAGGACACGATGATCCAGCTGCTCTCCTCGCTAAAGCGGACCGACGCCACGACCCTTCTCATCTCCGAGATGACCGATCCGAGCGCCTACTCGGAGGAACACTACCTCGCGCACGGCGTCGTCTTCATGCACAACTACCTCGAGGACGAGGGGATGCGCCGGGGCGTTCAGGTGCTGAAGATGCGTGGGACCGATATCGACACGGACATCCAGGACGTGGAGTTCACGGACGGCGGGCTCCGGATCGGCTCGGCGGCGACGGTGACCCACTGA
- a CDS encoding chemotaxis protein CheW codes for MAATEANTESTADAEPTKVLEFGLGDGTYCLDIGVIDEIVDAGELTRIPNSPDHVEGVMDLRGRTTTIVDPKTLFDIDEEGPRERIVVFDDSEIDEGGTVGWMVDEVFQVRDVAPEDVDQSTTVEEEGVRGIVKSDDRFVVWVSPDVDDELAAELDDVEAAEA; via the coding sequence ATGGCAGCCACAGAGGCGAACACGGAGTCGACGGCGGACGCCGAACCGACCAAGGTGTTGGAGTTCGGCCTAGGTGACGGGACGTACTGTCTGGACATCGGCGTTATCGACGAGATCGTCGACGCCGGCGAACTCACGCGGATCCCGAACTCGCCGGATCACGTCGAGGGCGTGATGGACCTGCGCGGTCGGACGACCACGATCGTCGACCCGAAGACGCTGTTCGACATCGACGAGGAGGGCCCCCGAGAGCGCATCGTCGTGTTCGACGACAGCGAGATCGACGAGGGCGGGACGGTCGGCTGGATGGTCGACGAGGTGTTTCAGGTCCGCGACGTCGCGCCCGAGGACGTCGACCAGAGCACCACCGTCGAGGAAGAGGGCGTTCGCGGCATCGTCAAGTCCGACGACCGCTTCGTCGTGTGGGTCTCCCCGGACGTGGACGACGAGCTGGCGGCCGAACTCGACGACGTCGAGGCCGCGGAGGCGTAG
- the cheB gene encoding chemotaxis-specific protein-glutamate methyltransferase CheB, whose product MSRTTDRRGGRDGSPRVVVVDDSPFMRGLISDLLSDAGVAVVGEAGDGEEALSVVAETRPDVVTMDVEMPGMGGLEAVERLMEETPTPVLMLSAHTDEGAEVTFEALDRGAVDFFAKPGGEVSTGVSRESERLVEAVRSVADADLDAATRERDDPSSAASRRSDAGSDAGTVDVDGPLTVVIAASTGGPNAVERVLSALPMADCRVVIVQHMPEAFTSRFANRLDEASAYDVREASDGARIGAGEALVARGGSHTLIDSYRSGRLRVKLDADDDSHTVTPAADVTMRSAAEVIDDPLVGVVLTGMGSDAAEGIRAMADAGARTLAQSEGTCVIYGMPKRAVETGGIDEVHDLDDVAGAIVGGEA is encoded by the coding sequence ATGAGCAGGACGACGGATCGGCGCGGCGGTCGGGACGGGTCGCCGCGGGTGGTAGTCGTCGACGACTCCCCGTTCATGCGGGGTCTGATAAGTGATCTCTTGAGCGATGCGGGGGTCGCGGTCGTCGGCGAGGCGGGGGACGGAGAAGAGGCGCTCTCGGTGGTCGCCGAGACCCGCCCCGACGTCGTGACGATGGACGTCGAGATGCCCGGTATGGGCGGACTCGAAGCCGTCGAGCGGCTGATGGAGGAGACGCCGACGCCGGTGTTGATGCTGTCGGCGCACACCGACGAGGGCGCGGAGGTCACCTTCGAGGCGCTCGACCGCGGGGCGGTCGACTTCTTCGCGAAGCCCGGCGGTGAGGTCTCGACCGGCGTCTCGCGGGAGTCCGAGCGGCTCGTCGAGGCGGTGCGGTCGGTCGCGGACGCCGACCTCGACGCTGCGACGCGCGAGCGTGACGACCCCAGCTCCGCGGCGTCGCGTCGGTCGGACGCCGGTTCCGACGCGGGAACGGTCGACGTCGATGGACCCCTGACCGTGGTCATCGCGGCGTCGACCGGCGGCCCGAACGCGGTCGAGCGCGTGCTGTCGGCGCTGCCGATGGCCGACTGCCGCGTGGTGATCGTCCAGCACATGCCGGAGGCGTTCACGTCGCGGTTCGCGAACCGGCTCGACGAGGCCTCCGCGTACGACGTGCGTGAGGCGAGCGACGGGGCGCGGATCGGTGCCGGCGAGGCGCTCGTCGCCCGCGGCGGCAGCCACACCCTGATCGACAGCTACCGCTCGGGGCGGCTCCGCGTCAAGCTCGACGCGGACGACGACTCCCACACCGTCACCCCCGCGGCCGACGTGACGATGCGCTCGGCCGCCGAGGTGATCGACGACCCGCTCGTCGGCGTCGTGTTGACCGGGATGGGATCCGACGCCGCCGAGGGGATCCGCGCGATGGCCGACGCCGGGGCGCGGACGCTCGCGCAGAGCGAGGGCACCTGCGTCATCTACGGGATGCCGAAGCGCGCCGTCGAGACCGGCGGGATCGACGAGGTACACGACCTCGACGACGTCGCCGGCGCGATCGTGGGGGGTGAGGCCTGA